From the genome of Streptomyces sp. NBC_01304:
CGTCGTACGGCGGCTGCGGGTCGTACTCGATCATGAGCTGGATGCCCTGGGCGTACTGATCGCCGGCGATCTTTCCGGCCAGGGTCAGGCCCATGTCGATGCCGGAGGAGACGCCCGCCGCGGTGACGTACTTGCCGTCGAACACGACGCGGTCACCGGTCGGTTCGACGCCGTGCTTCCCGATGTCCTCACGGGACAGCCAGTGGGTCGTCGCACGGCGGCCGGCCAGCAGGCCCGCGGCGGCGAGCAGCAGGCTGCCGGTGCACACCGAGGTGGTCCAGGTGGTGGTGGCGTCGACCGCGCGCAGCCAGCCCGTGACGGCCTCGTTGTCCATCTGGACCTGCACGTTCTCCGGCGGGCCGCCGGGGACGACCACGATGTCCGGGCCGCTCACCTCGGCGAGCGACTTCGCGGCGACGAGGCTGAGGGTGCGGTTGTCGTCCTGGACCGGCCCCGCCTGCTCGGCCACGAACACGACCTCGGTGTCCGGGAGCGGGCTGAGGGTCTGGTAGGGACCGATGGCGTCGAGGGCCGTGAAGCCGTCGTAGAGGAGTACTGCGATCTGCATGGGATCCCCTCCCTGGGGTGTGGGTGCTGTTCAGGCCTGCGGGTGGCGAGTGGTCGCGCGGTACTCCTCGACGAGATCGGCCGGGGCCTTCTGCGGGGAGCCCGCGTCGTACGGCGGCTGGGGGTCGTACTCGGTGAGTAGCTGGAGGGACTGGGCGGTCCGGTCCCCGGCGATCCTTCCGGTGAGGGCGAGGGCCATGTCGATGCCGGAGGAGACGCCCGCGGCGGTGACGTACTTGCCGTCGAACACGACGCGTTCGCCGGTGGGTTCGACGTCGAAGCGCTTGAGGTAGGGCAGGGCCAGCCAGTGCGAGGTGGCGCGGCGGTCCTTGATCAGGCCGGCCGCGGCGAGCAGCAGCGAGCCGGTGCACACGGACGTGGTCCAGGTGGTGGTGGCGTCGACGGCCCGGAGCCAGTCGAGCAGCCGCTCGTTCTCCATCTGCGGGGTCTGGCCCGGGCCGCCGGGAACGATCACGACGTCCGGGCGCGTCACCTCGTCCAGCGTCTTGTCGGCGACGAGGGCGAGGGTGCCGGTGTCGTTGCGGACGGGGCCCGTCCGCTCGGCGACGAAGACCGTTTCTGCGTCGGGGATCCGGCTGAGGATTTCATAGGGGCCCACCGCGTCCAAGGCGGTGAATCGGTCGAAGAGGACGATCGCGATCTGCATGGCAGGGCTCCGGTTTCAGGGGTGTAGGAATGCACGGATGGCGAGTTCAGAGACGTATGGATTGAGGGCGTATGGATTGAGGGCGTACGGATTGAGGGCGTACGGATTGAGGGCGTACGGATTCAGGGCGTACGGGTTCAGGGCGTACGGGTTCGGGGCGTACGGGTTCAGGGCGTACGGGTTCAGGGGCGTACGGGTTCAGGGGTCATGCGGGAGTGGGGCGGAAGCGGCGCCGGTACTCCGCGGGGGCCGCGCCGAGGGTTTTGACGAAGGCCCGGCGCATGGCCTCCGGGGTGCCGTAGCCGCAGGCCCGGGAGATGCCCTCGACGCCGTCGGTGCTGTCCTCCAGGAGGCGGCGCGCCTGCTCCAGGCGGACGCGCTCCACGTACTTGCCGGGGGTCATCCCGGTCTCGGACTGGAAGGCGCGGGCGAAGTGCCGGGGCGAGAGCCGGGCGCGGGCGGCCAGGGACTCGACGCTCAGGTCGTCGGCCGGGTGTTCCGTGATCCACTGCTGGACCTCGCGCAGGGGCTCGCGCTGTGCGGTCTGCGCGGCGAGCTGGGCGCTGAACTGGGCCTGGTTACCCGGGCGTCTGAGGAAGACGACCAGGTGGCGGGCGATGCCGAGCGCCATGTCACGGCCAAGGTCCTCCTCGACCAGGGCCAGCGCCAGATCGATGCCCGCGGTGACGCCGGCGGAGGTGGCGATGTGGCCGTCGCGCACGTAGATGGCGTCGGGGTCGACGTCGATCTGCGGGTAGTTGCGGGCGAGGGTGTCGCAGTACGCCCAGTGGGTGGTCGCGCGACGGCCCTCCAGGAGCCCGGCGGCCGCGAGCAGGATCGCGCCCGTGCACACCGAGACCAGCCGCTTCGCCCGCGGGGCGTTCGCGCGCAGCCAGTCGATCAGGCGCGGGTCGGGGTGCCGGGTGCCCTGGCCGCCCGGGAGGAGCAGGGTGTGCGGTACGGGGGCGTCGGCGAGGGAACTGTCCGGGACCAGGGTGAGGCCGCTCGAGGTGCGCACCGGGCCGCCGTCCAGGGACGCGGTGTGGATCCGGTAGCCGACGGCCTCCTCGGCGTACGCGGCGCCCGCGAAGACCTCCACGGGGCCGGTGACGTCGAGGCTCTGGATGTCGTCGAAAAGGACGACCAGGACGGTGCGCTTCGTCATGCCCTCGATCCTTCCGGCGGCCGGCGATGGCCGCAATGACGAAGAACCCACCTATGCTGCCATCCCGGTCGGCCCTGCCGTGGTGTCACTCCCCACCCGCCTCAGCGTTGCGCCCCTGCCCTTCCAGACGTACCGACCAGTCGGTAACGTGCTTGGCATGACCTCTCTTGCCGCTCTGCCCGCACGCGCGGGACGTCGCTGCCACAACGTGATCAACCCGATGCACTCCACGGTGTACTTCTCGCCGGACGCCACCAGGGAATTCGCCGGAGTCGGCATCGAGGACCGACGGGCCGCCTATTTCGCGGGGCGGGCCGCGGCGATGGGGGCGGTGGGGCCCGGCGCGGTCGCCGCGACCTTCTACAACTTCAAGTACGAGCTGGTCGCCCGGCATCTGCCGGCCGTGTGGGAGATCGCGTCCCCCCAGGTGGTGCTGGCCGCACGCACGCGTGCCGCCGACACGACGCTGCGCCGGCTGCTCGGCGACGAGGCCGTGGCCTCGGACGAGATGGCCGAGGCCGCACGCCTCGCGCTGCGGGCCGCGGAGGCCTGTACACGCCACGCACGGCCGCTGTACGCCGCGCACGCCGACCTGCCGGTGCCTGACGAGCCGCACCTCGCCTACTGGCATGCGGCGACGCTGCTGCGCGAGCACCGCGGCGACGGTCATCTGACGGCTCTCCTGGAGGCGGACCTCGACCCGCTGGAGGCGCTGGTCAGCCACACCGCGACCGGCAAGGGCATGACACCCAAGTGGATCCTGGCCATGCGCGGCTGGACCCAGGAGGAGTGGGATGTGGCCGTGGCTCGCCTGACCGGGCGTGGACTCCTCGCCACCGACGGGGAGTTGACCCCGGCCGGCGTCGAACTGCGCAAGGACATCGAGGACCGTACGGACCGCCTCGACGCGGCTCCCTACGCGCATCTGGGCGCGGCCGGGGTGGAGCGGCTGACCGAGCTGGCGACCGGGTTCATCGCCACCGCGCTCGGCGCGGGGGCCTTCCCGGCGGATCTGATCGGCAAGGGCTGACCTCGCTCCCGGGCCTGCGGGACGGGCCGCGTTTGCGGTGCCTGCCTGCGGCTACCCGTTGGCCGTCCGGCCGGTTCGGCCGGGCGGCAACGAGGGGAGATATCTCATGTTCCGTGCGATCGCAGACGCACTGCGCCAGATCGGCGCGGCCGTCACCGGCTTGGTGACGCTGCCGTTCCGTTTGCTGGCCCGGCTGTTCGGCGGGGCCTCGCGCTCCGGGCGCCGGGGCGGCCGGAGCGGACGCGGGGCCTCAGGCGCACGCCGGGCCGGGCGCGGGCGACCCACCGGCTGGGGCCGCAGGCCGGGACGCGCACGACGGGCCTGAGCCGACCGGGCCCCGCCTTGTCGGTGCCACCTGCCACAATGCTGACGCGCAAAGTTGCAGCAAGCTCAGCGAGAAGGCGGTACCGGAACGTGACGACACAGCTGCCACCCACCGTGGGTTCCATCGAGGGCAGGATCGCCGAGGAACTCGGCGTGCGGGAGCGTCAGGTGCGGGCCGCGGTCGAACTGCTCGACGGCGGTTCGACCGTCCCGTTCATCGCGCGCTACCGCAAGGAAGCGACCGAGATGCTCGACGATGCGCAGCTGCGCACGCTCGAGGAGCGGCTGCGCTATCTGCGGGAGCTGGAGGAGCGGCGTACCGCGATCCTGGAGTCGGTGAACGAGGGGGGCAAGCTCACCGATGAACTGCGGACCCAGATCCTCGCCGCCGACACCAAGGCCCGCCTCGAAGACATCTATCTGCCCTTCAAGCCCAAGCGGCGCACCAAAGCGCAGATCGCCCGCGAGGCCGGCCTGGAGCCGCTCGCCGAGGGGCTGCTCGGGGACCCGTCGGTGGACCCACACGCGGCCGCCGCGGCGTTCGTGGACGCCGACAAGGGAGTTGCCGACGCGCAGGCCGCCCTCGACGGTGCCCGCGCCATCCTCACCGAGCGGTTCGGTGAGGACGCCGACCTGATCGGCGAGCTGCGTGAGCGCATGTGGACGCGCGGGCGGCTCGCCGCGAAGGTGCGCGACGGCAAGGAGACCGAAGGCGCCAAGTTCGCCGACTACTTCGACTTCGCGGAGCCCTTCAAGGACCTGCCCTCGCACCGCGTGCTCGCGATGCTGCGCGGCGAGAAGGAGGGCGTGCTCGACCTCGTCCTGGAGCCCGAGGAGGCGACCGAAGGGCCGTCCAGCTTCGAGGGCATCGTCGCCCACCGCTTCGGCATCTCCGACCGGGGCCGCCCGGCCGACAAGTGGCTTGTGGACACCGCCCGTTGGGCCTGGCGGACCCGCATCCTGGTGCACCTCGGCATCGATGTCCGGCTGAGGCTGCGTACCGCCGCCGAGGACGAGGCGGTCAAGGTCTTCGCGTCGAACCTCCGGGACCTGCTGCTCGCCGCCCCGGCGGGCACGCGCGCGACGCTGGGGCTCGACCCCGGCTTCCGTACCGGCGTGAAGGTCGCCGTGGTCGACGCGACGGGCAAGGTCGTCGCGATCGACACGATCTACCCGCACGTGCCGGCCAACAAGTGGGACGAGTCCCTCGCCAAGCTGGCCAAGCTCGCCAAGGAGCACCAGGTCGACCTCGTGGCGATCGGCAACGGCACGGCGTCCCGCGAGACCGACAAGCTCGCCGGTGAACTCATCACCAAGCACCCGGAGTTGAACCTCACCAAGGTCATGGTCTCGGAGGCCGGCGCCTCGGTGTACTCCGCCTCGGCCTTCGCCTCGCAGGAGCTGCCCGACCTCGATGTGTCCATCCGCGGCGCGGTCTCGATCGCGCGCCGGCTGCAGGACCCCCTCGCAGAGCTGGTGAAGATCGACCCCAAGTCGATCGGCGTCGGGCAGTACCAGCACGACCTTTCCGAGGTGAAGCTCTCGCGCTCGCTGGACGCGGTGGTCGAGGACTGTGTGAACGGCGTGGGTGTGGACGTGAACACCGCGTCCACGCCGCTGCTCGCCCGGGTGTCGGGCATCGGGGCGGGGCTCGCCGAGAACATCGTGGCGCACCGCGATGCGAACGGGCCGTTCCGGGCGCGTACGGCGCTCAAGGATGTGGCGCGGCTCGGGCCGAAGGCGTACGAGCAGTGCGCGGGGTTCCTGCGGATCCGTGGCGGGGACGACCCGTTGGACGCGTCATCCGTGCACCCGGAGGCGTATCCGGTGGTGCGCAAGATGGTGAAGTCCGTGGGGGGCGAGGTCGCCTCGCTGGTGGGCAACGGTGCGGCGCTGCGCTCGCTGAAGCCCGCCGAGTTCGTGGACGAGAAGTTCGGTCTGCCGACCGTGACGGACATTCTGCGCGAGCTGGAGAAGCCGGGGCGTGACCCGCGGCCCGCGTTCAAGACGGCTTCCTTCAAGGACGGCGTCGAGAAGATCTCCGACCTGGCGCCCTCGATGGTGCTCGAAGGGGTCGTCACGAACGTGGCGGCGTTCGGGGCCTTCGTGGATGTGGGTGTGCATCAGGACGGGCTTGTGCACGTGTCGGCCATGTCCAAGACCTTCGTGAAGGATCCTCGGGATGTGGTGAAGCCCGGGGACATCGTGAAGGTGAAGGTGCTTGAGGTCGATATTCCGCGTAAGCGGATTTCGCTGACGCTCCGGTTGGACGACGAAGCCGCGGCCTCGGACGCCGGTTCTTCGCCCGGTGGGCGGCGGGAGCGTGGCCAGGCCAAGGGTCAGGGTGGTCGGCCTCCGCAGCAGCGAGGTGGCAGTGGCGGCCAGGGCCGGGATCGCCGTACCGGCGGGGCCGGGGCGGGTGGGCGGCAGGCGCCGCCTCCGGCCAATAGTGCGATGGCGGATGCGCTGCGCAAGGCAGGGCTGGTGGATCGGAAGAAGCGGGGCTGACCCGTTTCTTTTTCCCCACCCCGCCCCTTCCCGTAAGGCTGCCGCCGGCTTCAAAGACTGTCCTCAAACGCCGGACGGGCTGATTTATCAGCCCGTCCGGCGTTTGAGGACCATCACAGAAGTCCTGCCAGCTTGTACAGCGCCAACGACCCCGCCACCGCCACGTTCAGGCTTGCTCCCGTGCCCACCATCGGGATTTCCACGCAGGCGTCCAAGCGGTCCAGTGCCTCCGGCGGGATGCCGTGTTGTTCGTGGCCGAGGACCAGGACCGTGGGCTCGCGGGCCGTGGGGAGGTCGGCGAGGCGGACTGCCTCGTCGGCCAGTTCCACGCCGACTATGCGCAGGCCTCGGGCCCGTTGCTTGTCCAGCCAGCCCAGTGGGTCGCCGGTCCAGTGGACGCAAGGTGGCTTGCGGAGGGTGTTGCCGCGGGCCAGGGCCTCGGGAACCCAGGAGAAGCGCGGCACCGTGATGCAGGCGCCGACCGCGTCGCACGTACGTGCCAGGGTTCCGAGGTTGGCGCCGTGCAGGGGCCAGAGCGGGGCCGCGTACAGGTGGTCCCAGCAGGAGTGGGCTCGTGGTCGGCGGGAGCGGCGGAGCTCTGCCGGGGTGCGGGTGCGGATCGCGGGTGGAGGGCCGCCTCGGCCAGGAGTCGGTTCGCCTCGCCCGGAGGTCCGGCTGCCTCGGGCCGTGCTCATCGGGCCGTGGAGGCGGGCCTCCAAGTCGTGGTGGTGCGGGTGGAGTTCAGCTTCATCTTCTGGTGGCGGAGTACGGCCCGCCTGGCCGGTGCGGCAGTGTCATCGCACCATCGGTGCGACCAGCACGCTCCCCGTGGTGCGTGCCACGATGAAGGATTCCCCCTTGGTGGCCTTGGCGTCCAGCGCAATTCGGTGCTTGCCGGGCTCCAGTACGTCGTCGAAGACCTCGTGGGTGTGGGTGCGGTAGAGGCGGTCGAGGCGGTACGCGATCAGGCGCACCCGGCAGGTCGAGGTGACCTCCACGCCTGCTTCGCCCTCCGCGGCGACCAGGCGGACGAGGCGGCGCTGGGCCGGTGGGCTGCGGTCGAGGGCGCCCTCGATCTGGGCGACCAGGAGCGGGGTGATGGGGGCGAGCCCGTCGACGTACGCCACGTCCACACCCGCGCGTACGAACGCGCCCTGCACCGTGGTGCGTTGGTCGTCCGTGACCGCGCGGCCGAAGGCGACCGCGCCATAGGTGCGCAGCTCCTCGGGCGCCATGGCCGCGGCGTCCTGGACGTCCTGGGTGATCTCCGCGCCGATCCCGATGATGCGCAGGGCCGCCGCGAGCTTGCCGAGGACCGCCGCGCGGGCGCCGATGAGCAGGACGCGGCGGCGGGCGGGGGGTTCGGTGGACGTGTCGAGCAGGCGGCCGAGTTCGGTGCGGTACTGGTCGCCGGCGAAGCGAAAGGGGCCGATTCCGTGGTAGCCGTTGCGCTCCAGGTCAGCGTGTTCGCTGGTCTGCCAGGCGAAGTCCCGCCAGACCACGTCGTCCGAGCTGTCGTCGGCCCGCTCGATCCGTGCGGTGACCGCGCCGCATTCGAGGCCCTCGCACTCGGGGCAGCCGTAGATGACGTACCGGCCGTCGGCCAGTGGTGGTTCGGCCTCCAGGAGGAGGCGGCGTACATGCGCGGTGAAGATGGCGGGCGGCACGTCGGCCGCGAGCGGGGAGACGGCGTCGAGGTCGGAGAGCTGGAACAGCAGCGGGCGGCCGTCCACGATGAAGTCCAGGAAATCGCGGTGCACTTGGTAGTCACCGTTGGCCAGGACCCCACCGGCACGTGTCGCCGGCGCGAGGCCGAAGGTCATGTATTCGGCAGACATGCCCTGAGTATCCCCAGCGGGAGACTGATGTGAGCACGGCATCACAGATTCCACAAAGGCACATTCGGTGAATCACGGCGGTCTAGGGTCCGGGCATGAGTACTGATGCGTACGAGGCCGATGTGGTCGTGGTGGGCGGTGGGGTCATCGGGCTGACGACGGCGATCGTCCTCGCCGAGCGGGGCCGCCGGGTCCGGGTGTGGGCCAAGGAGCCCTCGGAGCAGACGACTTCGGCGGTGGCGGGGGCCCTGTGCTGGCCGTATCACATCGAGCCCGCGGAGTTGGTGGGCGCGTGGGCGGTGCGCTCACTGCAGGAGTACGAGGCGCTGGCGGGCGATCCGGGGGCGACCGGGGTGCGGCGCGTCGCCGGGGTGCAGGCCGACACTCCGCTGGACTTCATGCCGGTGTGGACCGAGGCGCTGCCCGGGGCGCGCGAGGCGACGGCGGACGAGCTGCCGGAGGGGTACGGGCAGGGGCTGCGGGCGACGGTGCCGCTGATCGACATGCGGGCCCATCTGGGCTATCTGACGCGGCGGTTGCTCGCTGCGGGCGGGGCGGTCGAGGCGCGCGCGGTGTCCGGGTTCGACGAGGCGGCGCGGGTGGCGCCCGTCGTGGTCAACTGCTCGGGGCTCGGGGCGCGTGAGCTGGTGCCCGACGCGTCGGTGGAGCCGGTGCGCGGGCAGCTGGTGGTCGTGGAGAACCCGGGGATCGAGGAGTGGTTCGCGGCGCCCAACTCCCCCACGGAGATCACGTACATGCTGCCGCAGCCGTTCGGTGTCGTTCTCGGCGGCACCTCGCAGCCGGGTTCCTGGGACCGTACGGCGGACCCGGCGACGGCTCGGGCGATCGTCGAGCGCTGTGCACGCGTGCATCCCGCTCTCGCGAAGGCCCGGGTCCTGGAGCACCGGGTGGGGCTGCGGCCGGTGCGGCCCGCGGTGCGGATCGAACGCGAAGTGCTGGTGGGTGGTGGGGTGTTGGTGCACAACTATGGGCACGGGGGTGCGGGAGTGACCGTGGCGTGGGGGTGTGCGGAGGCTGCGGCGGAGCTTGCCTGAGCTGATGGGGGGGCGATCGACGGGGCCCGCCGCCCTGAGGCCCGCTTCAACCGCGTCCGGCACCTTCGCCTGCGCCCACCCGTGCCGCCCTGCGGCACGGGTGCCCGCAGGGTCGGCAGGGGTGGGCGCAGGGCGGCGTCCCCTAATCCGAACGCGAACCCGCTTCGGACTCGGTCGGCGCCGGCCCGATCTGGATCTCGAAGTCGCCGTCGTACTGCTCGTGTCCGGCGATGACCGCCATCTCGATGGCCTCCTCGCCCTTCTCGCCCCGCACGATCAGCGGGTCCTGGCGCAGGTCGCGCATCATGGCCACGCACATGCCGATCATCACCACGGCGAATGGCGCCGCGGCCAGGATGGTCAGGTTCTGCAGGCCCTGCAGCGCGTTGTCCTTGCCGTTGCCGATGAGCAGCATGACGGCCGCGACGCCTCCGGTGACCACGCCCCAGAAGACGACCACGAACTTCGACGGCTCGAAGGTGCCCTTCTGGGAGAGCGTGCCCATCACGATGGAGGCGGCGTCGGCGCCGGACACGAAGAAGATGCCGACCAGAATCATCACCAGGAGGCTCATCGCGGTGGCGATGGGGAACTCCCGGAGCACGGCGAAGAGTTGACCCTCCGACGTGGCCTCGTCGGCCAGGCGCTTCGACTCCGCCAGCTTCATCGACGTACCGCCGAAGATCGCGAACCAGAGGAGGCTCACGGTGGACGGCACGAGAATCACGCCGCCGATGAACTGACGGATCGTACGGCCGCGGCTGATGCGTGCGATGAACATGCCGACGAAGGGCGTCCAGGAGATCCACCACGCCCAGTAGAAGACCGTCCAGCCGCTCAGCCAGTCGGCGACGCCCTCGCCGCTGGAGGCTTCGGTGCGGCCGATCATCTGCGGCAGATCACCGAGGTACGAGGCGATCGAGGTCGGCAGCAGGTCCAGGACGATGATCGTCGGTCCGGCGACGAACACGAACACCGCGAGGATCAGGGCGAGCACCATGTTGATGTTGGACAGCCACTGGATGCCCTTCTCCACACCGGAGACCGCCGAGGCCACGAACGCCACGGTCAGGACCGCGATGATGGAGACGAGCACGCCGGTGCCGACCTTCTCGGCCCAGTTCAGCTCCTCCATGCCGCTGCCGATCTGCAGCGCGCCGAGCCCGAGGGAGGCGGCCGAGCCGAAGAGCGTGGCGAAGATGGCGAGGATGTCGATGACCCGGCCCGGGGTGCCGTTCGCGTGCTTCTTGCCGATGAGCGGCGTGAAGACGGCACTGATGGTCTGCCTGCGGCCGCGCCGGAAGCTGCTGTAGGCGATGGCGAGGCCGACGACCGCGTAGATCGCCCACGGGTGCAGCGTCCAGTGGAAGAGCGTCGTCGCCATCGAGGTCTGCATGGCCGCCGCGGCGTCCGCCGGATCGGTGCCGGGCGGGGGCGTCTTGAAGTGCGAGAGCGGCTCGCTCACGCCGTAGAACATCAGGCCGATGCCCATGCCGGCGCTGAACATCATGGCGACCCACGAAACCGTACGGAACTCCGGCGCCTCGCCCTCCGCACCGAGGGTGATCTTCCCGTAGCGGCTGATGGCCAGCCACAGCGCGAAGACCACGAAGCCGGAGGCGGCGAGCACGAAGGCCCAGCCGCCGTTGTGGATCAGCCCCGTGAGCATCTTGCTGGACACGCTCTCGAGGGACTTGGTGGAGACGGCCCCCCAGACCACGAACGCGAGGGTGAGGACGGCGGTGACGCCGAACACCACGCGGTCGGTCTGGGGTGGCCGTTCACTGTGTTTCGGCAGTGACAGGTGTGGTGGCTGCTGGTGGGGTGGTGGTTGCTTGTGAGGCGGTTGCTGTGGTGCGTCTTGCGACACTGGGCGACCTCTCGGGGGGTGACGGATTTGTGTCTCCGCTACCCCCTACCACAGGTGCCACACAGAACTCGCAGCTCACACGCCCTCAGCAGGCTTCTACTGGTGCTCCCTTGGCCAGGTGGTACGGCGCCCGCTCGTCGAGCAGCAGCGGGACGAGCGCGCGTTGCGACTGTCGTACGGGGACGAGCGCGCCCGTGCCGTCGGTCTTCACTCGGACGCCGTGCAGGGCGAGTTCGTCCTTGAGGTCCGCGTACTGGGCGGCGTCCAGGCGGTAGCCGCAGGGCGGGTCCTGGATGATCTCGGCGGGTTCGGCGGGGTCGTTGTCGGCGCCGCCCAGATAGACCGGGCCGCGGTCCGCGAGGCCCTTGTACCGGGAGGCGGTCGTCGCGGCGTGGACGCGGCGGCCGCGCTCGTCCGTGAACTCGAACAGGCCGCCCAGGGCGGAGGTTTGGGACGCGACCCGGCGCCGGTGGTTGAGCGACTCGTCGGCCTTCTCGGCGTCGCTGAGCGCGTCGACCCTGCTCTCGATGAGCAGCCCGACCGCGTGCTTGATGCCGGACGCGTTGCGCAGGATGCGCTCCTGGCCGTCGCCGGCGGTCTGCTTGATCGGGTCGCCGGTGACCGGGTCGGTCCAGATGCCGTACGTCCCCGTCGAGTGGCCGGCCTCGTTGGCGGCGGGCCGGACGTAGTCGTCCGAGAGGGTCTGGGCCTCCTCGTGGACGTGCGCGTCGGTGTTGAGGTTGCGCGGCCACAGGTCGAACAGGTCCTTGTCGTAGTACGGCGGGGTCGCGCCGTACTCGTGCAGGTCATAGATGACGTCGGGGCGTTCGTCGCGGATGACGGCGGCCATGGCGCGGCCCTCGGCGGTCTGCAGGGCTATGTGGTCGCGGTTGATGTCGACGCCGTCGGAGTTGCCGCGGGTGTCGGCGTTGCGGCCGTCCGGGTTGGCGGTGGGGACGACCAGGAGGCGCGTGCGCTCCAGGAACTTCTTGGTCCGCTTGTCCTTGGCGAAGGCCAGGTCGCGGACCTTGGTGAGGCAGGCCTCGCGCCCGGACGGCTCGTCGCCGTGCTGGCTGCAGATCAGCAGGACGGTGGCGGTGGGGCGGTGGCCGCCGCCGATGCGGACGAGCTGGAGCGGGCGGTTCTGCTTGGTGGAGCCGATCCGGTCGATGCCGACGCGGTCGCTGCCCCGGTCGACGGCGGCGAGGAAGTCCCACTCCTCGGGCTGGGTGGTCCAGTTCTTGCCGTTGCTGAGCTCGAATCCGGTGCGGGGCAAGGTGGTGGCCGTGTCTGTCGCCCCGGCACTGGCGTTCGCGGGGGCGGTGAGCAGGGGGGCGGCGAGGGCGGTCGCGGCGGCGGTCAGGGCGAGGGCGGCGAGGCGGGGTCTCACGGGGTGCGGTCTCCTGAGGTAGGTCGTACACCTGCTGTACGTCGGCCCGCAGGCGGCCCGCTGGACATCACGGGCCGCCTGCGGCACGGGTGTTACGGCAGCGGCGGAACCCGGCTCGCGGCCGGCGCCTCGGTCAGGCCTTCGTAGCGGGCCTCGCGGGGCGCGGCCGCCTGTGCGTTGCCGCTGGTGGCGGCGGCGAAGGCGCGGGTGCCGCCGACGATCGGCAGCTTGGCGTAGGTACGGGACAGGTCCAGGGTCAGCTTCGGGGTGCTGGCCGGCGGGTCGATGAGGTCGATGTCGGTGCCGCCCACGATCAGGGCGAGGCGATGCCCGGCCGGGACGACGTGGTCGCTGGCGGCGACGTCGATGGTGAGCGTGTAGGGCT
Proteins encoded in this window:
- a CDS encoding DJ-1/PfpI family protein gives rise to the protein MQIAVLLYDGFTALDAIGPYQTLSPLPDTEVVFVAEQAGPVQDDNRTLSLVAAKSLAEVSGPDIVVVPGGPPENVQVQMDNEAVTGWLRAVDATTTWTTSVCTGSLLLAAAGLLAGRRATTHWLSREDIGKHGVEPTGDRVVFDGKYVTAAGVSSGIDMGLTLAGKIAGDQYAQGIQLMIEYDPQPPYDAGSPEKAPAELVEFFRAGGAAQK
- a CDS encoding DJ-1/PfpI family protein; translated protein: MQIAIVLFDRFTALDAVGPYEILSRIPDAETVFVAERTGPVRNDTGTLALVADKTLDEVTRPDVVIVPGGPGQTPQMENERLLDWLRAVDATTTWTTSVCTGSLLLAAAGLIKDRRATSHWLALPYLKRFDVEPTGERVVFDGKYVTAAGVSSGIDMALALTGRIAGDRTAQSLQLLTEYDPQPPYDAGSPQKAPADLVEEYRATTRHPQA
- a CDS encoding GlxA family transcriptional regulator, yielding MTKRTVLVVLFDDIQSLDVTGPVEVFAGAAYAEEAVGYRIHTASLDGGPVRTSSGLTLVPDSSLADAPVPHTLLLPGGQGTRHPDPRLIDWLRANAPRAKRLVSVCTGAILLAAAGLLEGRRATTHWAYCDTLARNYPQIDVDPDAIYVRDGHIATSAGVTAGIDLALALVEEDLGRDMALGIARHLVVFLRRPGNQAQFSAQLAAQTAQREPLREVQQWITEHPADDLSVESLAARARLSPRHFARAFQSETGMTPGKYVERVRLEQARRLLEDSTDGVEGISRACGYGTPEAMRRAFVKTLGAAPAEYRRRFRPTPA
- a CDS encoding SCO6745 family protein; its protein translation is MTSLAALPARAGRRCHNVINPMHSTVYFSPDATREFAGVGIEDRRAAYFAGRAAAMGAVGPGAVAATFYNFKYELVARHLPAVWEIASPQVVLAARTRAADTTLRRLLGDEAVASDEMAEAARLALRAAEACTRHARPLYAAHADLPVPDEPHLAYWHAATLLREHRGDGHLTALLEADLDPLEALVSHTATGKGMTPKWILAMRGWTQEEWDVAVARLTGRGLLATDGELTPAGVELRKDIEDRTDRLDAAPYAHLGAAGVERLTELATGFIATALGAGAFPADLIGKG
- a CDS encoding Tex family protein, which produces MTTQLPPTVGSIEGRIAEELGVRERQVRAAVELLDGGSTVPFIARYRKEATEMLDDAQLRTLEERLRYLRELEERRTAILESVNEGGKLTDELRTQILAADTKARLEDIYLPFKPKRRTKAQIAREAGLEPLAEGLLGDPSVDPHAAAAAFVDADKGVADAQAALDGARAILTERFGEDADLIGELRERMWTRGRLAAKVRDGKETEGAKFADYFDFAEPFKDLPSHRVLAMLRGEKEGVLDLVLEPEEATEGPSSFEGIVAHRFGISDRGRPADKWLVDTARWAWRTRILVHLGIDVRLRLRTAAEDEAVKVFASNLRDLLLAAPAGTRATLGLDPGFRTGVKVAVVDATGKVVAIDTIYPHVPANKWDESLAKLAKLAKEHQVDLVAIGNGTASRETDKLAGELITKHPELNLTKVMVSEAGASVYSASAFASQELPDLDVSIRGAVSIARRLQDPLAELVKIDPKSIGVGQYQHDLSEVKLSRSLDAVVEDCVNGVGVDVNTASTPLLARVSGIGAGLAENIVAHRDANGPFRARTALKDVARLGPKAYEQCAGFLRIRGGDDPLDASSVHPEAYPVVRKMVKSVGGEVASLVGNGAALRSLKPAEFVDEKFGLPTVTDILRELEKPGRDPRPAFKTASFKDGVEKISDLAPSMVLEGVVTNVAAFGAFVDVGVHQDGLVHVSAMSKTFVKDPRDVVKPGDIVKVKVLEVDIPRKRISLTLRLDDEAAASDAGSSPGGRRERGQAKGQGGRPPQQRGGSGGQGRDRRTGGAGAGGRQAPPPANSAMADALRKAGLVDRKKRG
- a CDS encoding TrmH family RNA methyltransferase, producing MSTARGSRTSGRGEPTPGRGGPPPAIRTRTPAELRRSRRPRAHSCWDHLYAAPLWPLHGANLGTLARTCDAVGACITVPRFSWVPEALARGNTLRKPPCVHWTGDPLGWLDKQRARGLRIVGVELADEAVRLADLPTAREPTVLVLGHEQHGIPPEALDRLDACVEIPMVGTGASLNVAVAGSLALYKLAGLL
- a CDS encoding oxidoreductase, encoding MSAEYMTFGLAPATRAGGVLANGDYQVHRDFLDFIVDGRPLLFQLSDLDAVSPLAADVPPAIFTAHVRRLLLEAEPPLADGRYVIYGCPECEGLECGAVTARIERADDSSDDVVWRDFAWQTSEHADLERNGYHGIGPFRFAGDQYRTELGRLLDTSTEPPARRRVLLIGARAAVLGKLAAALRIIGIGAEITQDVQDAAAMAPEELRTYGAVAFGRAVTDDQRTTVQGAFVRAGVDVAYVDGLAPITPLLVAQIEGALDRSPPAQRRLVRLVAAEGEAGVEVTSTCRVRLIAYRLDRLYRTHTHEVFDDVLEPGKHRIALDAKATKGESFIVARTTGSVLVAPMVR
- a CDS encoding FAD-dependent oxidoreductase — its product is MSTDAYEADVVVVGGGVIGLTTAIVLAERGRRVRVWAKEPSEQTTSAVAGALCWPYHIEPAELVGAWAVRSLQEYEALAGDPGATGVRRVAGVQADTPLDFMPVWTEALPGAREATADELPEGYGQGLRATVPLIDMRAHLGYLTRRLLAAGGAVEARAVSGFDEAARVAPVVVNCSGLGARELVPDASVEPVRGQLVVVENPGIEEWFAAPNSPTEITYMLPQPFGVVLGGTSQPGSWDRTADPATARAIVERCARVHPALAKARVLEHRVGLRPVRPAVRIEREVLVGGGVLVHNYGHGGAGVTVAWGCAEAAAELA